Proteins from one Mycobacterium sp. HUMS_12744610 genomic window:
- a CDS encoding DUF3592 domain-containing protein, protein MPDTLTSVKAVLRILIHGRSDEPPKTRTRFVLRWARIAVLIVAGLVTLQSVLLVAGAWRDDLAIRHNMGVAQAEVLSAGPRRSTIEFVTPERVTYRPELGVLYPSELSTGMRIYVEYNKNDPNLVRVQHRNAGLAIIPAGSIAVVGWLVATALLIGLAVLDKRLDRRPETRPAAGPEGAPSAVSGS, encoded by the coding sequence ATGCCGGACACCCTGACCTCGGTGAAGGCGGTGCTGCGCATCCTGATCCACGGCCGCAGCGACGAACCGCCGAAGACCCGGACGCGCTTCGTGCTGCGGTGGGCGCGGATCGCGGTGCTGATCGTGGCCGGTCTGGTCACGCTGCAGTCGGTGCTGTTGGTGGCCGGCGCCTGGCGCGACGACCTGGCGATCCGGCACAACATGGGGGTGGCGCAGGCCGAGGTGCTCAGCGCCGGGCCGCGGCGCTCAACGATCGAGTTCGTCACCCCCGAGCGGGTCACCTACCGGCCCGAGCTCGGTGTGCTGTACCCGTCCGAGTTGTCGACGGGCATGCGCATCTACGTCGAATACAACAAGAACGACCCGAACCTGGTCCGGGTGCAGCACCGTAACGCCGGGCTGGCGATCATCCCGGCGGGTTCCATCGCGGTGGTCGGCTGGCTGGTCGCGACGGCGCTGCTGATCGGTCTGGCGGTGCTGGACAAACGGCTGGACCGGCGCCCCGAGACCAGGCCCGCGGCCGGCCCCGAGGGGGCGCCGTCGGCCGTGTCAGGGTCGTGA
- the menD gene encoding 2-succinyl-5-enolpyruvyl-6-hydroxy-3-cyclohexene-1-carboxylic-acid synthase, with protein sequence MNPSTTQARVVVDELIRGGVRDVVLCPGSRNAPLAFALQDADRAGRVRLHVRIDERTAGYLAIGLAIAAGAPVCVAMTSGTAVANLGPAVVEANYARVPLIVLSANRPYELLGTGANQTMEQLGYFGTQVRATISLGLAEDAPERLDALNATWRSATCRVLAAATGSRTANAGPVQFDIPLREPLVPDAEPQPVTPPGRPGGKPWTYTPPVTFDQPLDIDLSPDTVVIAGHGAGAHPNLDRLPTVAEPTAPPAANPLHPLALPLLRPKQVIMLGRPTLHRPVSALLADPQVPVYALTTGPRWPDVSGNSQATGTRAVTTGAPHPAWLRRCAEVNRHANQAVRGQLEIHPLTTGLHVAAAVADALRPGDQLVLGASNPVRDAALVGLHPRGIRVRSNRGVAGIDGTVSTAVGAALAFEGRTIALIGDLTFVHDSSGLLIGPTEPTPQRLTIVVSNDNGGGIFELLEQGDPRFSDVSSRVFGTPHDVDVGALCRAYHVESRQIEVGELDAALDEPAAGMRVLEVKADRSSLRQLHAAIKAAL encoded by the coding sequence GTGAACCCCTCGACGACCCAGGCCCGTGTCGTCGTTGACGAGCTGATCCGCGGCGGCGTGCGCGATGTCGTGCTGTGCCCCGGGTCGCGCAACGCCCCGCTGGCGTTCGCCCTGCAGGACGCCGACCGGGCCGGCCGGGTCCGGTTGCACGTCCGCATCGACGAACGTACGGCCGGCTATCTGGCCATCGGCCTGGCGATCGCCGCCGGCGCGCCGGTGTGCGTCGCCATGACGTCGGGCACCGCCGTCGCGAACCTGGGCCCGGCGGTGGTCGAGGCCAACTACGCCCGGGTGCCGCTGATCGTGCTCTCGGCCAACCGGCCCTACGAACTGCTGGGCACCGGGGCCAACCAGACCATGGAGCAGCTGGGCTACTTCGGCACCCAGGTGCGCGCCACCATCAGCCTGGGCCTGGCCGAGGACGCGCCCGAGCGGCTGGACGCGCTCAACGCCACCTGGCGCTCGGCCACCTGCCGGGTGCTGGCCGCGGCCACCGGGTCACGCACCGCCAATGCCGGGCCCGTGCAGTTCGACATCCCGCTGCGCGAGCCCCTGGTGCCCGACGCCGAACCCCAGCCGGTGACCCCGCCGGGCCGGCCCGGCGGGAAGCCGTGGACCTACACGCCGCCGGTGACGTTCGACCAGCCGCTGGACATCGACCTGTCACCCGACACGGTCGTCATCGCCGGGCACGGCGCGGGCGCCCATCCCAACCTGGACCGGTTGCCGACCGTTGCCGAGCCGACCGCCCCACCGGCCGCCAATCCGTTGCACCCGCTGGCGCTGCCGCTGCTGCGCCCCAAGCAGGTGATCATGCTCGGCCGCCCGACCCTGCACCGGCCGGTGTCGGCCCTGCTGGCCGACCCGCAGGTGCCGGTGTACGCGCTGACCACCGGGCCGCGCTGGCCGGACGTGTCCGGCAACTCGCAGGCCACCGGCACCCGGGCGGTCACCACCGGGGCGCCGCACCCGGCGTGGCTGCGGCGCTGCGCGGAGGTGAACCGGCACGCGAACCAGGCCGTGCGCGGTCAGCTCGAGATACACCCGCTCACCACCGGCCTGCACGTGGCCGCCGCGGTGGCCGACGCGCTGCGGCCGGGCGACCAGCTGGTGCTCGGCGCCTCCAACCCGGTCCGCGATGCGGCCCTCGTCGGGCTGCACCCGCGCGGCATCCGGGTGCGCTCCAACCGCGGGGTCGCCGGCATCGACGGCACCGTCTCCACCGCGGTCGGGGCAGCTTTGGCATTCGAGGGGCGCACGATCGCCCTTATCGGCGACCTCACCTTCGTCCACGACAGCTCCGGGCTGCTGATCGGGCCCACCGAGCCGACACCGCAGCGCCTGACCATCGTGGTGTCCAACGACAACGGGGGCGGCATCTTCGAGCTGCTCGAGCAGGGCGACCCCAGGTTCTCCGACGTGTCGTCGCGGGTGTTCGGCACCCCGCACGACGTCGACGTGGGCGCACTGTGCCGGGCTTACCACGTCGAGAGCCGCCAGATCGAGGTCGGCGAGCTCGACGCGGCCCTCGACGAGCCCGCGGCGGGCATGCGCGTGCTCGAGGTCAAGGCGGACCGGTCCTCGCTGCGTCAACTGCACGCGGCCATCAAGGCCGCGCTGTGA
- a CDS encoding alpha/beta fold hydrolase, which translates to MINLAYDDRGSGEAVVFISGRGGPGRTWLPHQVPAFLEAGYRVITFDNRGIGATENAEGFTTQTMVADTAALIESLDAAPARIVGVSMGSFIAQELMVVRPELVSSAVLMATRGRLDHARQFFHDAEIELYESGAQLPPSYDARSRLLESFSRKTINDDEAVADWIAMFSTWPIKQTPGLRCQLDVSPQTNRLPAYRSIAAPVLVIGFADDVVTPPYLGREVADALPNGRYLQVPDAGHLGFLERPQAVNSAALQFFAGVKV; encoded by the coding sequence GTGATCAACCTGGCTTACGACGACCGCGGCTCCGGGGAAGCCGTCGTCTTCATCTCCGGCCGTGGCGGCCCCGGGCGCACCTGGCTGCCGCATCAGGTGCCGGCGTTTCTGGAAGCGGGCTACCGGGTCATCACCTTCGACAACCGCGGGATCGGCGCCACCGAGAACGCCGAGGGGTTCACCACCCAGACCATGGTCGCCGACACCGCCGCGCTGATCGAGTCGCTGGACGCCGCGCCTGCGCGCATCGTCGGGGTATCGATGGGCTCGTTCATCGCCCAGGAGTTGATGGTGGTCCGGCCCGAACTGGTCAGCTCCGCCGTGCTGATGGCCACCCGCGGCCGCCTCGACCATGCCCGCCAGTTCTTTCACGACGCCGAGATCGAGCTGTACGAGTCGGGGGCCCAGCTGCCGCCCTCCTACGACGCGCGCTCACGTTTGCTGGAGAGCTTCTCCCGCAAGACGATCAACGACGACGAGGCCGTGGCCGACTGGATCGCGATGTTCTCCACCTGGCCGATCAAGCAGACCCCGGGACTGCGCTGCCAGCTGGACGTCTCCCCGCAGACCAACCGGCTGCCCGCGTACCGCAGCATCGCCGCCCCGGTGCTGGTCATCGGCTTCGCCGACGACGTGGTCACCCCGCCCTATCTGGGCCGCGAGGTGGCCGACGCGCTGCCCAACGGCCGGTACCTGCAGGTCCCCGACGCCGGCCACCTCGGCTTCCTGGAGCGGCCGCAGGCCGTCAACTCCGCGGCGCTGCAGTTCTTCGCCGGCGTCAAGGTCTGA
- a CDS encoding DoxX family membrane protein, whose product MMAVENAAGNTRTETGATALRIAFGVAWAIDAWLKWQPGFRATMLPSMVATAQGQAQWLRPWFDVWIHLMRPAPGLWVDLVALTETTIAVLLLTGLARRAVYLGGALYSLSIWSTAEGFGGPYTATAGATDVGTSIIYVLVFLALLVKLEHGLDRRLALDIPIARRVPWWHLVAGPSV is encoded by the coding sequence GTGATGGCCGTGGAAAACGCGGCGGGGAACACCCGCACCGAGACAGGGGCCACCGCACTGCGCATCGCGTTCGGGGTGGCCTGGGCGATCGACGCCTGGCTGAAATGGCAGCCCGGGTTCCGCGCCACCATGCTGCCGAGCATGGTCGCCACCGCGCAGGGTCAGGCGCAGTGGCTAAGGCCATGGTTCGACGTCTGGATCCATCTGATGCGACCCGCACCCGGCCTGTGGGTCGACCTCGTCGCGCTGACCGAGACGACGATCGCGGTCCTGCTGCTGACCGGGCTCGCCCGCCGTGCGGTCTACCTTGGCGGCGCGCTCTACAGCCTGAGCATCTGGTCGACGGCCGAGGGGTTCGGCGGGCCGTACACCGCCACCGCGGGCGCGACCGACGTCGGGACGTCGATCATCTACGTGCTCGTCTTCCTGGCCCTGCTGGTGAAACTCGAGCACGGGCTCGACCGTCGCCTGGCGCTGGACATCCCGATAGCCCGCCGCGTCCCGTGGTGGCATCTCGTGGCCGGACCCTCGGTGTAG
- a CDS encoding o-succinylbenzoate synthase: MRPPLADLLDRLHVVALPMRVRFRGITTREVALIEGPTGWGEFGAFPEYEPPEAAHWLAAGIEAAYREPPPLRRDRVPINATVPAVGPEEVPGVLARFPGARTAKVKVAEPGQTLADDVARVNAVRELVPTVRVDANGGWTVEQAAAAAAALSADGPLEYLEQPCATVDELAALRRRPDMPRVPIAADESIRKADDPLAVVRAGAADIAVLKVAPLGGISALLDIAAQIDVPVVVSSALDSAVGISHGLTAAAALPHLGHACGLGTGGLFVEDVADVAPAVDGFLPVGPVAPDPARLRALAAPGERRRWWAERVEACFRLLDGSVA; encoded by the coding sequence GTGAGGCCACCGCTGGCGGACCTGCTGGACCGGCTGCACGTCGTCGCGCTGCCGATGCGGGTCAGGTTCCGCGGCATCACCACCCGCGAGGTCGCGCTGATCGAGGGCCCCACCGGGTGGGGCGAGTTCGGGGCGTTCCCCGAATACGAGCCGCCGGAGGCCGCGCACTGGCTCGCTGCCGGCATCGAGGCCGCCTACCGCGAGCCGCCGCCGCTGCGGCGCGACCGCGTGCCGATCAACGCCACCGTGCCGGCCGTCGGGCCGGAAGAGGTGCCCGGCGTGCTGGCCCGGTTCCCCGGCGCGCGCACGGCCAAGGTGAAGGTCGCCGAGCCCGGGCAGACGCTGGCCGACGACGTCGCCCGCGTCAACGCGGTGCGCGAACTGGTGCCGACGGTGCGCGTGGACGCCAACGGCGGCTGGACCGTCGAGCAGGCCGCCGCGGCCGCGGCCGCGCTGAGCGCCGACGGCCCGCTGGAATACCTCGAACAACCCTGCGCCACGGTCGACGAACTCGCGGCGCTGCGCCGCCGGCCGGACATGCCACGCGTGCCGATCGCCGCCGACGAGAGCATCCGCAAGGCCGACGACCCGCTGGCCGTGGTTCGCGCCGGCGCCGCCGACATCGCCGTGCTCAAAGTCGCGCCGCTGGGCGGGATCTCGGCGCTGCTGGACATCGCCGCGCAGATCGACGTCCCGGTCGTGGTCTCCAGCGCGCTCGATTCGGCGGTGGGCATCAGCCACGGCCTGACCGCGGCGGCGGCGTTGCCGCACCTGGGCCACGCCTGCGGGCTGGGCACCGGCGGGCTGTTCGTCGAGGACGTGGCCGACGTCGCCCCCGCCGTCGACGGCTTCCTGCCCGTCGGACCGGTCGCGCCGGACCCGGCGCGGCTGCGGGCGCTGGCCGCGCCGGGCGAGCGGCGGCGGTGGTGGGCCGAGCGGGTCGAAGCCTGTTTCCGGCTGCTCGACGGATCGGTAGCGTGA
- a CDS encoding amidohydrolase, which produces MAHADLVFTGTVLTVDEKRPTAEALAVADGRIVAVGTRSEVAGLIGAGTETVDVGDGCVMPGFVEAHGHPLMEALALSDRIVDIRPVTVRDADDVVAAVRRETAARGAAGAYLSGWDPLLQPGLPGPTAAWLDDTAPDGPLVIVHNSGHKAYFNSAAARHAGLTRDTPDPKGARYGRGADGELDGSAEEIGAVFPLLAGAIEPESYPQMLRDECARLNRAGLTTCSDMAFDPAFAPLLAQLHDELTVRLRTYEISNPQMSTAATPGQGDDLVRQVGIKIWVDGSPWIGNIALSFPYLDTAATRSIGAAGSCGHANYTREQLAEIVGAYFPLGWQMACHVQGDAGVDTILDVYEEALRRWPRSDHRLRLEHVGAIRPEQLQKAAELGVTCSIFVDQIHYWGDVIVDGLFGEERGSRWMPAGSAVATGMRISLHNDPPVTPEEPLRNISVAVTRTAPSGRVLGPQECLTVEQAIRAQTLDAAWQLFADDAIGSLEVGKYADLVVLSADPRTVPPERIADLEVRATYLAGRRVHGR; this is translated from the coding sequence ATGGCGCACGCTGATCTGGTCTTCACCGGAACCGTACTGACCGTCGACGAAAAGCGTCCGACGGCCGAGGCGCTCGCCGTCGCCGACGGCCGGATCGTCGCCGTCGGGACCCGCTCCGAGGTGGCCGGTCTCATCGGCGCCGGCACCGAGACCGTCGATGTCGGTGACGGCTGCGTCATGCCGGGATTCGTTGAGGCACATGGGCATCCGCTGATGGAGGCCCTGGCCCTGTCGGACCGGATCGTCGACATCCGGCCGGTGACGGTCCGCGATGCCGACGACGTCGTCGCCGCGGTCCGCCGCGAGACGGCCGCCAGGGGCGCGGCCGGCGCCTACCTGAGCGGCTGGGATCCGCTGCTGCAGCCCGGCCTGCCCGGGCCGACGGCGGCCTGGCTCGACGACACGGCGCCCGACGGGCCGCTGGTGATCGTCCACAACTCCGGGCACAAGGCCTATTTCAACTCGGCGGCGGCCAGGCACGCCGGGCTCACCCGCGACACCCCCGACCCGAAGGGCGCCCGTTACGGCCGCGGCGCCGACGGCGAACTCGACGGCAGCGCCGAGGAGATCGGCGCGGTGTTCCCGCTGCTGGCCGGGGCGATCGAGCCCGAGAGCTACCCGCAGATGCTGCGCGACGAATGCGCGCGGCTCAACCGCGCCGGGCTGACCACCTGCTCGGACATGGCGTTCGACCCCGCGTTCGCGCCGCTGCTCGCCCAGTTGCACGACGAGCTGACGGTGCGGCTGCGCACCTACGAGATCTCCAACCCGCAGATGTCCACCGCGGCGACGCCCGGCCAAGGCGACGACCTGGTGCGCCAGGTCGGCATCAAGATCTGGGTGGACGGCTCGCCGTGGATCGGCAACATCGCGCTGAGCTTCCCCTACCTGGACACCGCCGCCACCCGCAGCATCGGTGCGGCCGGTTCGTGCGGGCACGCCAACTACACGCGCGAGCAGCTCGCCGAGATCGTCGGCGCCTACTTCCCGCTGGGCTGGCAGATGGCCTGCCATGTCCAGGGCGACGCCGGCGTGGACACCATCCTCGACGTCTACGAAGAAGCATTGCGGCGCTGGCCTCGTTCCGACCACCGGCTGCGCCTGGAACACGTCGGCGCCATCCGCCCCGAACAGCTGCAAAAGGCAGCCGAGCTCGGGGTCACCTGCAGCATCTTCGTCGACCAGATCCACTACTGGGGCGACGTCATCGTCGACGGCCTGTTCGGCGAGGAGCGCGGATCCCGTTGGATGCCTGCGGGTTCCGCGGTGGCCACCGGCATGCGCATCTCGCTGCACAACGACCCGCCGGTCACCCCCGAGGAGCCGCTGCGCAACATCAGCGTGGCCGTGACCCGCACCGCGCCCTCCGGCCGGGTGCTGGGGCCGCAGGAGTGCCTCACCGTCGAGCAGGCCATCCGCGCGCAGACCCTCGACGCCGCCTGGCAGCTGTTCGCCGACGACGCGATCGGCTCGCTCGAGGTCGGCAAGTATGCGGACCTGGTGGTGCTGTCGGCCGACCCCCGCACCGTGCCGCCCGAGCGGATCGCCGACCTGGAGGTGCGCGCGACGTACCTGGCGGGCCGCCGGGTGCACGGCCGGTGA
- the fadD8 gene encoding fatty-acid--CoA ligase FadD8 encodes MSDDLLRHPIHSGHLTVGALKRNKDKPVLHLGDTTLTGGQLAERISQYIQAFEALGAGTGATVGLLSLNRPEVLMIIGAGQTQGYRRVALHPLGSLDDHAYVLGDAGVTSLIIDPNPMFVERALGLLEKVPGLKQILTIGPVPEALGDSAVDLVAEAAKYPPKPLVAADLPPDHIGGMAYTGGTTGKPKGVLGTAQSITTMTTIQLAEWEWPENPRFLMCTPLSHAGAAFFVPTIIKGGELVVLTKFDPAEVLRVIEEQKITATMLVPSMIYALMDHPDSHTRDLSSLETVYYGASAMNPVRLAEAIRRFGPIFAQYYGQSEAPMVISYLAKKDHDEKRLTSCGRPTLFARTALLDADGNPVPQGEVGEICVSGPLLSGGYWNLPEETAKTFKDGWLHTGDMAREDSDGFWFIVDRVKDMIVTGGFNVFPREVEDVVAEHPAVAQVCVIGTPDEKWGEAVTAVIVLRPDHPSDEESVARVTVEIQSAVKERKGSVQSPKQVIVVESVPVTALGKPDKKAVRARFWEGADRAVG; translated from the coding sequence ATGAGTGACGATCTGCTACGCCATCCCATTCATTCCGGACACCTCACCGTCGGTGCGCTCAAGCGCAACAAGGACAAACCGGTGCTGCATCTCGGCGACACCACGCTGACCGGTGGACAGCTCGCCGAGCGCATCAGCCAGTACATCCAGGCGTTCGAGGCGCTCGGTGCGGGCACCGGCGCGACCGTCGGGCTGTTATCGCTGAACCGGCCCGAGGTGCTGATGATCATCGGCGCCGGCCAGACGCAGGGTTACCGGCGTGTGGCCCTGCATCCGCTGGGCTCCCTGGACGACCACGCCTACGTGCTGGGTGACGCGGGCGTGACGTCGCTGATCATCGACCCCAACCCGATGTTCGTCGAGCGGGCGCTGGGCCTGCTGGAGAAGGTTCCCGGCCTCAAGCAGATCCTGACCATCGGCCCGGTCCCCGAAGCTCTCGGCGACTCCGCAGTAGACCTGGTGGCCGAAGCCGCGAAGTATCCGCCGAAGCCGTTGGTGGCGGCCGACCTTCCGCCCGACCACATCGGCGGGATGGCCTACACCGGCGGCACCACCGGCAAGCCCAAGGGGGTGCTGGGCACCGCGCAGTCGATCACCACGATGACCACGATCCAGCTCGCCGAGTGGGAGTGGCCGGAGAACCCGCGCTTTTTGATGTGCACCCCGCTGTCGCACGCCGGGGCGGCGTTCTTCGTGCCGACGATCATCAAGGGCGGCGAGCTGGTTGTGCTGACCAAGTTCGACCCGGCCGAGGTGCTGCGGGTGATCGAGGAGCAGAAGATCACCGCGACGATGCTGGTGCCGTCGATGATCTACGCGCTGATGGACCACCCCGACTCGCACACCCGCGACCTGTCCTCGCTGGAGACGGTCTACTACGGCGCCTCGGCGATGAACCCGGTGCGGCTGGCCGAGGCCATCCGCCGCTTCGGACCGATCTTCGCCCAGTACTACGGGCAGTCCGAAGCCCCGATGGTGATCTCCTATCTGGCCAAGAAGGACCACGACGAGAAGCGGCTCACCTCCTGCGGGCGGCCCACCCTGTTCGCCCGCACGGCGCTGCTGGACGCCGACGGCAACCCGGTGCCCCAGGGCGAGGTCGGCGAGATCTGCGTGTCCGGGCCGCTGCTTTCCGGCGGGTACTGGAACCTGCCGGAGGAGACGGCCAAGACGTTCAAGGACGGCTGGCTGCACACCGGTGACATGGCCCGCGAGGACTCCGACGGCTTCTGGTTCATCGTCGACCGGGTCAAGGACATGATCGTCACCGGCGGGTTCAACGTGTTCCCGCGCGAGGTCGAGGACGTCGTCGCCGAACACCCGGCCGTTGCGCAGGTGTGCGTGATCGGCACGCCGGACGAGAAGTGGGGCGAAGCCGTCACCGCGGTGATCGTGCTGCGGCCCGACCATCCGTCCGACGAGGAGTCGGTGGCGCGGGTGACCGTCGAGATCCAGTCCGCGGTCAAGGAGCGCAAGGGCTCGGTGCAGTCGCCCAAGCAGGTGATCGTCGTCGAGTCGGTACCGGTGACCGCGCTGGGCAAGCCGGACAAGAAGGCCGTGCGGGCCCGGTTCTGGGAGGGCGCGGACCGCGCGGTCGGCTAG
- a CDS encoding nitroreductase family deazaflavin-dependent oxidoreductase, protein MAGAEALEPPRWLKPANKVFIAMSRLGLSFCGESPVVLTVPGRKTGAPRSTPVTPMTLDGKRYVVGGFPGADWVRNARAAREATLERGRRSERVRMVELPAEDARPVLRAFPTEVPTGVGFMKRSGLVTDGRPEEFEALAGRCAVFRLDPL, encoded by the coding sequence ATGGCAGGTGCAGAAGCCCTCGAGCCGCCCCGGTGGCTCAAGCCGGCGAACAAGGTCTTCATCGCGATGTCGCGGCTCGGGCTGAGTTTCTGCGGGGAGAGCCCGGTCGTGCTGACCGTCCCGGGCCGCAAGACCGGGGCCCCGCGTTCGACGCCGGTCACCCCGATGACGCTGGACGGCAAACGCTACGTCGTCGGCGGCTTCCCCGGCGCCGACTGGGTTCGCAACGCCCGGGCCGCGCGCGAAGCCACCCTCGAGCGTGGCCGCCGCAGCGAGCGGGTCCGGATGGTCGAGCTGCCCGCCGAGGACGCCAGACCGGTGCTGCGGGCCTTCCCCACGGAGGTGCCCACCGGTGTCGGTTTCATGAAGCGCTCCGGGTTGGTCACCGACGGGCGCCCCGAGGAGTTCGAGGCGCTGGCCGGGCGCTGCGCCGTCTTCCGGCTCGATCCGCTATGA
- a CDS encoding 1,4-dihydroxy-2-naphthoyl-CoA synthase: protein MNGNPFDAPAWRPISGFGDLTDITYHRHTDATVRVAFNRPEVRNAFRPHTVDELYRALDHARMSPDVGVVLLTGNGPSPKDGGWAFCSGGDQRIRGRSGYQYASGDTAETIDAARAGRLHILEVQRLIRFMPKVVICLVNGWAAGGGHSLHVVCDLTLASREHARFKQTDADVGSFDGGYGSAYLARQVGQKFAREIFFLGRTYTAEQMHHMGAVNEVVDHAELERVAVQWAAEINAKSPQAQRMLKFAFNLLDDGLVGQQLFAGEATRLAYMTDEAVEGRDAFLQKRPPDWSPFPRYF, encoded by the coding sequence ATGAACGGCAACCCTTTTGACGCTCCGGCATGGCGCCCGATCAGCGGGTTCGGCGACCTGACCGACATCACCTATCACCGCCACACCGACGCCACCGTGCGGGTGGCGTTCAACCGGCCCGAGGTGCGCAACGCGTTCCGGCCGCACACCGTCGACGAGCTCTACCGCGCGCTCGACCACGCCCGGATGTCGCCGGACGTCGGCGTGGTGCTGCTGACGGGCAACGGCCCGTCCCCGAAGGACGGCGGCTGGGCCTTCTGCTCGGGCGGCGACCAGCGCATCCGCGGGCGATCCGGCTACCAGTACGCGAGCGGGGACACCGCTGAAACCATTGACGCGGCCCGCGCGGGCAGGTTGCACATCCTCGAGGTGCAGCGGCTGATCCGGTTCATGCCCAAGGTGGTGATCTGCCTGGTCAACGGCTGGGCGGCCGGCGGCGGGCACAGCCTGCACGTGGTCTGCGACCTCACCCTGGCCAGCCGCGAGCACGCCCGTTTCAAGCAGACCGACGCCGACGTCGGCAGTTTCGACGGCGGCTACGGCAGCGCCTACCTGGCGCGCCAGGTGGGCCAGAAGTTCGCCCGCGAGATTTTTTTCCTGGGCCGCACGTACACCGCCGAGCAGATGCACCACATGGGCGCGGTCAACGAGGTCGTCGACCATGCCGAACTCGAACGCGTGGCGGTGCAGTGGGCGGCCGAGATCAACGCGAAATCGCCGCAGGCCCAACGTATGTTGAAGTTCGCGTTCAACCTGCTCGACGACGGGCTGGTGGGCCAGCAGCTGTTCGCCGGCGAGGCCACGCGGCTGGCGTACATGACCGACGAGGCCGTCGAGGGCCGCGACGCGTTCCTGCAAAAGCGCCCCCCGGACTGGAGCCCGTTCCCGCGCTACTTCTGA
- a CDS encoding SDR family oxidoreductase produces the protein MSKSPLRRLTDQLVLATMRPPAAPQVLVNRPAIKPIELAGKRILITGASSGIGEAAAERFARLGAIVVLAARRRELLDAVAERITTAGGTALAMPCDVSDMDAVDALVADVQQRLGGIDILVNNAARSIRRPLAESLERWHDVERTMVLNYYAPLRLIRGLAPGMLERGDGHVINVSTWGVLSEASPLFAVYNASKAALSMVSRVVETEWGHRGVHSTTLYYPLVATPMIAPTKAYEGVPALTPEEAAEWMITAARTRPVRIAPRMAIAAKALDTIGPRWVNALMQRQSIQPNRAAGN, from the coding sequence ATGAGTAAAAGCCCGCTTCGCCGCCTCACCGACCAGCTCGTGCTGGCGACCATGCGGCCGCCCGCCGCGCCGCAGGTGCTGGTCAACCGGCCCGCGATCAAGCCGATCGAGCTGGCCGGCAAGCGCATTCTGATCACCGGGGCCTCCTCGGGCATCGGGGAGGCCGCCGCCGAGCGGTTCGCCCGCCTCGGCGCCATCGTGGTGCTCGCCGCCCGCCGCCGAGAGTTGCTGGATGCGGTGGCCGAACGGATCACGACCGCGGGCGGCACCGCGCTGGCGATGCCCTGCGACGTCTCGGACATGGACGCCGTCGACGCGCTGGTCGCCGACGTCCAGCAGCGCCTCGGCGGGATCGACATCCTGGTCAACAACGCCGCCCGGTCCATCCGCCGGCCGCTGGCCGAGTCGCTGGAACGCTGGCACGACGTCGAGCGGACCATGGTGCTTAACTACTATGCGCCGCTGCGGCTGATCCGCGGTTTGGCGCCCGGGATGCTCGAGCGCGGCGACGGCCACGTCATCAACGTCTCGACGTGGGGCGTGCTGTCGGAGGCCTCGCCGCTGTTCGCGGTCTACAACGCCTCCAAGGCCGCGCTGTCGATGGTGAGCCGGGTGGTCGAGACCGAATGGGGCCACCGGGGTGTGCATTCGACGACCTTGTACTACCCGTTGGTGGCCACGCCGATGATCGCCCCGACGAAGGCCTACGAGGGGGTCCCCGCGCTGACGCCGGAGGAGGCCGCCGAGTGGATGATCACCGCGGCCCGCACCCGGCCGGTGCGGATCGCGCCCCGGATGGCGATCGCGGCCAAGGCGCTCGACACCATCGGCCCGCGCTGGGTCAACGCCCTCATGCAGCGCCAAAGCATCCAGCCCAACCGCGCGGCCGGGAACTGA
- a CDS encoding VOC family protein, translated as MEILASRMLLRPADYERSLSFYRDEIGLAIFRDYGGGTVFFAGQSLLELAGYGSPDHSRGPFPGALWLQVRDIAATQAELRGRGVPIAREARQEPWGLREMHVTDPDGITLIFVEIPPEHPLRRDTRGEPEPNSG; from the coding sequence ATGGAGATCCTGGCCAGCCGGATGCTGCTCCGACCGGCGGACTACGAGCGCTCGCTGAGCTTCTACCGCGACGAGATCGGCCTGGCGATCTTCCGCGACTACGGCGGCGGCACGGTGTTTTTCGCCGGGCAGTCGCTGCTGGAGCTGGCCGGGTACGGCTCCCCGGACCATTCCCGGGGACCGTTTCCGGGCGCGCTGTGGCTGCAGGTCCGCGACATCGCGGCAACCCAGGCCGAGCTGCGGGGCCGGGGGGTGCCGATTGCTCGCGAGGCGCGCCAGGAACCGTGGGGCCTGCGCGAGATGCACGTGACCGACCCGGACGGCATCACGCTGATCTTCGTCGAAATCCCGCCTGAGCATCCGCTTCGCCGCGACACCCGTGGTGAACCGGAGCCCAATTCAGGTTAA